In Burkholderia gladioli, a genomic segment contains:
- a CDS encoding gamma-glutamyl-gamma-aminobutyrate hydrolase family protein: MTQHLSGRPLVAISADRSMAGPHPVHSAGEKYIDAVVDGAGALAFVLPALGDRQPVEDLLASIDGLLLTGSYSNVEPHRYAGVASVPGTLHDAARDATTLPLIRAAIEAGVPVLALCRGLQELNVVFGGSLHQRVQELPGFLDHREDKSAPLDRQYGPAHAVRLAPGGLLARLVGEAAEVEVNSLHAQGIDRLGEGLTIEALAPDGLIEAVGVREARAFALGVQWHPEWQFARNPLSRAIFSAFGEACRARRRIAA, from the coding sequence ATGACCCAACACCTTTCCGGGAGGCCCCTGGTCGCCATCAGCGCCGATCGCTCGATGGCCGGCCCGCACCCGGTGCATTCCGCCGGCGAGAAATACATCGACGCGGTGGTCGACGGCGCCGGCGCGCTCGCGTTCGTGCTGCCCGCGCTCGGCGATCGCCAGCCGGTGGAAGACCTGCTCGCCTCGATCGACGGGCTGCTGCTGACGGGCAGCTATTCGAACGTCGAGCCGCATCGCTACGCGGGCGTCGCGAGTGTGCCCGGCACCTTGCACGACGCGGCGCGCGACGCCACCACGCTGCCGCTGATCCGCGCCGCGATCGAGGCCGGCGTGCCGGTGCTGGCGCTCTGCCGCGGCCTGCAGGAGCTGAACGTGGTGTTCGGCGGCAGCCTGCATCAGCGCGTGCAGGAACTGCCCGGTTTCCTCGATCACCGCGAGGACAAGTCCGCGCCGCTCGATCGCCAGTACGGGCCCGCGCATGCCGTGCGGCTCGCGCCGGGCGGCTTGCTGGCGCGGCTCGTCGGCGAAGCGGCCGAGGTCGAGGTCAATTCCCTGCATGCGCAAGGGATCGATCGGCTCGGCGAGGGGCTGACGATCGAGGCGCTCGCGCCCGACGGGTTGATCGAGGCGGTCGGCGTGCGCGAGGCGCGTGCTTTCGCGCTCGGCGTGCAGTGGCATCCGGAATGGCAGTTTGCGCGGAACCCGCTGTCGCGGGCCATTTTTTCGGCGTTCGGCGAAGCCTGCCGGGCCCGAAGGCGTATCGCGGCCTGA
- a CDS encoding glutamine synthetase family protein, whose translation MQDLDDFMKQHRITEVEAIIPDMAGIARGKIIPRNKFETGESMRLPQAVMVQTVTGDYPEDGSLSGVTDPDMVCVADPSTICLIPWAVDPTAQVIHDCVHFDGSPVAISPRYVLRRVLDLYREKGWRPVVAPELEFYLVEMNKDPDLPLRPPVGRTGRAETGRQSYSIEAVNEFDPLFEDIYEYCDMQGLDIDTLIHEVGAAQMEINFQHGDALSLADQVFLFKRTVREAALRHNMYATFMAKPMENEPGSAMHIHQSIVDVESGRNLFVDAKGESTDMFRHYLAGLQKYTPALMPIFAPYINSYRRLSRFMAAPINVQWGYDNRTVGFRIPHAEPAARRIENRIPGVDCNPYLALAGTLAAGYLGITQGLQPTAPLAADGYSLPYQLPRNLEEGLTLMAASTPLAEILGEKFVKAYLALKETEYEAFFRVISSWERRHLLLHV comes from the coding sequence ATGCAAGACCTTGACGACTTCATGAAGCAGCATCGGATCACCGAGGTAGAGGCGATCATTCCGGACATGGCCGGCATCGCGCGCGGCAAGATCATCCCGCGCAACAAGTTCGAGACCGGCGAATCGATGCGGCTGCCGCAGGCCGTGATGGTGCAGACCGTCACCGGCGATTATCCCGAGGACGGCTCGCTGTCGGGCGTGACCGATCCCGACATGGTGTGCGTGGCCGATCCCTCGACCATCTGCCTGATTCCGTGGGCGGTCGACCCTACCGCCCAGGTGATCCACGATTGCGTGCACTTCGACGGCTCGCCGGTGGCGATCTCGCCGCGCTACGTGCTGCGCCGCGTGCTCGACCTGTATCGCGAGAAGGGCTGGCGTCCGGTGGTGGCGCCCGAGCTCGAGTTCTACCTGGTCGAGATGAACAAGGACCCGGACCTGCCGCTGCGCCCGCCGGTGGGCCGCACCGGCCGCGCCGAGACCGGCCGGCAGTCCTACTCGATCGAGGCCGTCAACGAGTTCGATCCGCTGTTCGAGGACATCTACGAGTACTGCGACATGCAGGGGCTCGATATCGACACGCTGATCCATGAAGTCGGCGCCGCGCAGATGGAGATCAACTTCCAGCACGGCGATGCGCTGTCGCTGGCCGACCAGGTGTTCCTGTTCAAGCGCACCGTGCGCGAGGCCGCGCTGCGCCACAACATGTACGCCACCTTCATGGCCAAGCCGATGGAGAACGAGCCGGGCTCGGCGATGCATATCCACCAGAGCATCGTCGACGTTGAGAGCGGCCGCAACCTGTTCGTTGACGCGAAGGGCGAATCGACCGACATGTTCCGCCACTACCTGGCCGGCCTGCAGAAATACACGCCGGCGCTGATGCCGATCTTCGCGCCTTACATCAACTCGTATCGCCGGCTGTCGCGCTTCATGGCCGCGCCGATCAACGTGCAATGGGGCTACGACAATCGCACGGTGGGCTTTCGCATCCCGCATGCGGAGCCGGCCGCGCGCCGCATCGAGAACCGGATTCCCGGCGTCGACTGCAACCCCTACCTGGCGCTGGCCGGCACGCTCGCGGCAGGTTACCTGGGCATCACGCAGGGGCTGCAACCCACCGCGCCGCTCGCGGCCGACGGCTACAGCCTGCCGTACCAACTGCCGCGCAACCTGGAGGAAGGGCTCACGCTGATGGCCGCCTCGACGCCGCTGGCCGAGATCCTCGGCGAGAAGTTCGTGAAGGCCTACCTGGCGCTGAAGGAAACCGAGTACGAGGCGTTTTTCCGCGTGATCAGCTCGTGGGAACGCCGTCATCTGCTGCTGCATGTCTAA
- a CDS encoding oxidative damage protection protein: MTRMVQCAKLGKEAEGLDFPPLPGELGKRIYESVSKEAWQGWLKQQTMLINENRLNMADPRARQYLVKQTEKYFFGDGADQAAGFVPPTEG; this comes from the coding sequence ATGACCCGTATGGTTCAATGCGCCAAGCTCGGCAAGGAAGCCGAAGGCCTCGATTTTCCGCCGCTGCCGGGTGAACTCGGCAAACGCATCTATGAAAGCGTCTCGAAGGAAGCCTGGCAGGGCTGGCTCAAGCAGCAGACGATGCTGATCAACGAGAATCGCCTGAACATGGCCGACCCGCGCGCGCGTCAGTACCTGGTCAAGCAGACCGAGAAGTACTTCTTCGGCGACGGCGCCGACCAGGCCGCCGGCTTCGTGCCGCCGACCGAGGGCTGA
- the argA gene encoding amino-acid N-acetyltransferase produces MNSQTDLPAAPAPSPVDATAISHAQFVDWMRSVAPYIHKFRNSTFVVGFGGEVVQQGLLNALVADIALLQAMGIQIVLVHGSRPQVEEQLSLHGVESEFSHGLRITDARALESSKEAAGEVRLDIEAAISQGLPNSPMAHAHISVVSGNFVTARPVGVLDGVDFQHTGVVRKIDAESIRHSLASRKLVLLSPLGFSPTGEAFNLSMEDVASAAAIALRADKLIFLTEAPGVLDSEGELVREMSLDAAADLLDSGNVQGDEAFYLKHAVRGCRGGVARAHLLPYTLDGSVLLELFLHDGVGTMISYENLESLREATPDDVGGILTLIEPLETDGTLVRRGRHQIERDIDHFSVIEHDGVLFGCAALYPYTQEKIGEMACLTVAPEAQGSGDGERLLKRIEQRARARGLTRIFVLTTRTEHWFLKRGFVKATVDDLPEDRRKLYNWQRKSLVLMKHL; encoded by the coding sequence ATGAATTCCCAAACCGACCTCCCCGCCGCCCCGGCGCCGTCGCCCGTCGACGCGACCGCGATCAGCCACGCCCAGTTCGTCGACTGGATGCGCTCCGTCGCGCCCTATATTCACAAGTTTCGCAACAGCACCTTCGTGGTCGGTTTCGGCGGCGAGGTGGTGCAGCAGGGGCTGCTCAACGCGCTGGTCGCCGACATCGCCCTGCTGCAGGCGATGGGCATCCAGATCGTGCTGGTGCACGGCTCGCGGCCGCAGGTCGAGGAGCAGTTGAGCCTGCACGGGGTGGAGTCGGAGTTCTCGCACGGGCTGCGCATCACCGACGCGCGCGCGCTCGAGTCGTCCAAGGAGGCGGCCGGCGAAGTGCGCCTGGACATCGAGGCGGCGATCAGCCAGGGCCTGCCGAATTCGCCGATGGCGCATGCCCACATCAGCGTGGTGTCGGGCAACTTCGTCACGGCGCGCCCGGTGGGGGTTCTCGACGGCGTCGATTTCCAGCACACCGGCGTGGTGCGCAAGATCGATGCCGAATCGATCCGCCACTCGCTGGCCAGCCGCAAGCTGGTGCTGCTCTCGCCGCTGGGCTTCTCGCCGACCGGCGAAGCCTTCAACCTGTCGATGGAGGATGTCGCCTCGGCCGCCGCGATCGCGCTGCGCGCCGACAAGCTGATCTTCCTGACCGAGGCGCCCGGCGTGCTCGACAGCGAGGGCGAGCTGGTCCGCGAAATGTCGCTCGACGCGGCCGCCGACCTGCTCGATTCCGGCAATGTACAGGGCGACGAGGCCTTCTACCTGAAGCACGCGGTTCGCGGCTGCCGCGGCGGCGTGGCGCGGGCGCATCTGCTGCCCTACACGCTGGACGGCAGCGTGCTGCTCGAACTGTTCCTGCACGACGGCGTAGGCACCATGATCTCGTACGAGAACCTGGAAAGCCTGCGCGAAGCCACGCCCGACGACGTGGGCGGCATCCTCACGCTGATCGAGCCGCTCGAGACCGACGGCACCCTGGTACGGCGCGGCCGCCACCAGATCGAACGCGACATCGATCACTTCTCGGTGATCGAGCACGATGGCGTGCTGTTCGGCTGCGCGGCGCTCTATCCGTATACGCAGGAGAAGATCGGCGAGATGGCCTGCCTGACCGTGGCGCCCGAGGCGCAGGGCTCGGGCGACGGCGAGCGCCTGCTCAAGCGCATCGAGCAGCGCGCCCGCGCGCGGGGCCTCACGCGCATCTTCGTGCTCACCACCCGCACCGAACACTGGTTCCTCAAGCGCGGCTTCGTCAAGGCGACCGTCGACGACCTGCCCGAGGACCGCCGCAAACTCTATAACTGGCAGCGCAAGTCGCTCGTGCTGATGAAGCACCTCTGA
- the hrpA gene encoding ATP-dependent RNA helicase HrpA, protein MSNVPKSSAPKHPDAQAGERAQPAASPASPSPQSQPPRRAPQAAPSAPSSSAQDTRPGQAQPERPPRAPRQEREAGAGPRGGRSPREGLPPREPRQGGQGKDDARGREARARAEGGEARPPREQREPREAREPRAARAPVTPNPIPPISFPESLPVSGKREEIARAIAANQVVIVCGETGSGKTTQLPKICLELGRGLGAGGKGLIGHTQPRRLAASSTGRRIAEELGTPFGEVVGYKVRFTDNLAPGASVKLMTDGILLAETQTDPLLRAYDTLIIDEAHERSLNIDFLLGYLKQILPRRPDLKLIVTSATIDAERFARHFGSEEKPAPVFEVSGRLYPVEMRYRPIADDRPAAIRNAEGAASGRDRQKSAREAERDLMDGIVDAVDELCREGPGDVLVFLPGEREIREAAEALRKHHPPHTEILPLFARLSAGDQERVFKASNARRIVLATNVAETSLTVPGIRYVVDTGLARVKRYSYRNKVEQLQVESISQAAANQRAGRCGRVADGICIRLYEEADYLARARFTDPEILRSSLAAVILRMKSLHLSSIESFPFIEPPPGRAIADGYQLLNELGAVDDDNALTPLGRELARLPLDPRVGRMILAARDQQALREVLIIASALSVQDPRDRPIEAQEQADQAHRKFADERSEFLQWLRIWSWFEEAVAHKKSNRQLVDACRANFLSHLRLREWRDVHSQLLTVVREHGWRLNEVEATFEQVHLSLLTGLLGNIGMKADDEPHYLGARGIKFHLWPGSALVKKAGRWVMAAELVETSRLYARCLARIEPEWVEKIGAHLLKTSLSEPHWEKKPAQVSAYERGTLYGLIIYNRRRVAFGRQDPRRARELFIRGALVDGEFDTKLAFFAHNRKLLADIEQLEHKSRRQDVLVDDELIHGFYDQAIPEGIHTGAAFERWYRDEVRKSGQAEDKLRLLYLSRDDLMRHEAAGVTTDLFPKRLTMAGVEMGLSYHFEPGSPRDGVTLQVPLYALNQVDARRAEWLVPGMLKEKVQLLLKSLPQKLRRHCVPLPEFAAGFVERAGGERFGAGALLDVLIGDIRNQTQIAMKSSDFKLETLAAHLFMNFKVIDEHGRQLGMGRNLAQLRGELGAQAQQHFQKIAAAATLAPAGESAEGAELRPAPAAAGSAGRSAPPRTAPATAKGAAGGVGEGGQGGQGAPGGATALYENLTTWNFGKLPELLEIRRRGQTLFGYPALVDRGTHCDVEVFDSPEEAARIHRAGLRRLFALQLKEPIKYLEKNLPGLREMAMQYMTLGSQDELRDQLIDTALDRACLQDPLPVDDAGFHARRDEGRSRLNLLAQEIARLVGQILAEYAGLGKKLAQAKPFAAAHADMTAQLGALVGKRFVIDTPYPQLAHFPRYLKGIAMRIDKLKADAARDARQLAEFAPLNQQYQRALSQRGGAADARLTEFRWLLEELRISLFAQELRTPMPVSVKRLHKVWESLQR, encoded by the coding sequence ATGTCGAATGTACCCAAAAGCTCCGCACCGAAGCACCCGGATGCGCAGGCCGGCGAACGCGCGCAACCGGCCGCGTCCCCCGCGTCCCCCTCGCCGCAATCGCAGCCGCCGCGTCGTGCGCCGCAAGCCGCGCCCTCGGCGCCTTCCTCCTCCGCTCAAGACACCCGCCCGGGCCAGGCACAGCCCGAGCGGCCGCCGCGCGCGCCGCGCCAGGAGCGCGAGGCCGGCGCCGGCCCGCGAGGCGGCCGCTCGCCGCGCGAAGGCTTGCCGCCGCGCGAACCCCGCCAGGGCGGCCAGGGCAAGGACGATGCCCGGGGCCGCGAAGCGCGCGCCAGGGCCGAGGGCGGCGAAGCCCGCCCCCCGCGCGAACAGCGCGAGCCGCGTGAAGCTCGCGAGCCGCGCGCCGCGCGGGCGCCCGTGACGCCGAACCCGATCCCGCCGATCAGCTTCCCCGAAAGCCTGCCTGTCTCGGGCAAGCGCGAGGAGATCGCGCGCGCGATCGCCGCCAACCAGGTGGTGATCGTCTGCGGCGAGACCGGTTCGGGCAAGACCACCCAGTTGCCGAAGATCTGTCTCGAGCTCGGCCGCGGGCTCGGTGCTGGCGGCAAGGGCCTCATCGGCCACACCCAGCCGCGCCGGCTGGCCGCCTCGTCCACCGGCCGCCGCATCGCCGAGGAGCTCGGCACGCCGTTCGGCGAGGTGGTCGGCTACAAGGTACGTTTTACCGACAATCTCGCGCCCGGCGCCTCGGTCAAGCTGATGACGGACGGCATCCTGCTGGCCGAGACGCAGACCGATCCGCTGTTGCGTGCCTATGACACGCTGATCATCGACGAGGCGCACGAGCGCAGCCTCAACATCGATTTCCTGCTCGGCTACCTGAAGCAGATCCTGCCCAGGCGCCCGGACCTGAAGCTGATCGTGACCTCGGCGACCATCGACGCCGAGCGTTTCGCGCGCCATTTCGGCAGCGAGGAGAAGCCGGCGCCGGTGTTCGAGGTCAGCGGCCGCCTGTACCCGGTCGAGATGCGCTACCGGCCGATCGCCGACGATCGCCCGGCCGCGATTCGCAACGCCGAGGGCGCCGCCTCCGGGCGCGACCGCCAGAAGAGCGCGCGCGAGGCGGAGCGCGACCTGATGGACGGCATCGTCGACGCGGTCGACGAGCTGTGCCGCGAGGGCCCCGGCGACGTGCTGGTGTTCCTGCCCGGCGAGCGCGAGATCCGCGAGGCGGCCGAGGCGCTGCGCAAGCACCATCCGCCGCACACCGAGATCCTGCCGCTGTTCGCGCGGCTCTCGGCGGGCGACCAGGAACGCGTGTTCAAGGCCTCGAACGCGCGCCGCATCGTGCTGGCCACCAACGTGGCCGAAACCTCGCTGACCGTGCCGGGCATCCGCTACGTGGTCGACACGGGGCTGGCGCGTGTCAAGCGCTATTCCTATCGCAACAAGGTCGAGCAGCTCCAGGTGGAGTCGATCTCGCAGGCGGCCGCCAACCAGCGTGCCGGCCGTTGCGGCCGCGTGGCCGACGGCATCTGCATCCGCCTCTACGAGGAAGCCGACTACCTCGCCCGCGCGCGCTTCACCGATCCGGAAATCCTGCGTTCCTCGCTGGCGGCCGTGATCCTGCGCATGAAGTCGCTGCACCTGAGCTCGATCGAGTCCTTCCCGTTCATCGAGCCGCCGCCGGGCCGTGCGATCGCCGACGGCTACCAACTGCTCAACGAGCTCGGCGCGGTCGACGACGACAACGCGCTGACCCCGCTCGGCCGCGAGCTGGCGCGGCTGCCGCTCGATCCGCGGGTGGGCCGCATGATCCTGGCCGCGCGCGACCAGCAGGCGCTGCGCGAGGTGCTGATCATCGCCAGCGCGCTGTCGGTGCAGGACCCGCGCGACCGGCCGATCGAGGCGCAGGAGCAGGCCGACCAGGCGCACCGCAAGTTCGCCGACGAGCGCTCCGAATTCCTGCAATGGCTGCGGATCTGGAGCTGGTTCGAGGAGGCGGTGGCGCACAAGAAGTCGAACCGGCAACTGGTGGACGCCTGCCGCGCCAACTTCCTCTCGCACCTGCGGCTGCGCGAGTGGCGCGACGTCCACAGCCAGCTGCTGACGGTGGTGCGCGAGCACGGCTGGCGCCTGAACGAGGTCGAGGCGACCTTCGAGCAGGTTCACCTGTCCTTGCTCACGGGCCTGCTCGGCAATATCGGCATGAAGGCCGACGACGAGCCGCATTACCTGGGCGCGCGCGGCATCAAGTTCCATCTGTGGCCGGGCTCGGCCCTGGTCAAGAAGGCCGGGCGCTGGGTGATGGCCGCCGAACTGGTGGAGACCAGCCGGCTCTATGCGCGCTGCCTGGCGAGGATCGAGCCCGAATGGGTCGAGAAGATCGGCGCGCACCTGCTCAAGACCTCGCTCTCGGAGCCGCACTGGGAGAAGAAGCCGGCCCAGGTGAGCGCCTACGAGCGCGGCACGCTGTATGGCCTGATCATCTACAACCGCCGCCGCGTGGCGTTCGGCCGGCAGGATCCGCGGCGCGCGCGCGAGCTGTTCATCCGCGGCGCGCTGGTGGATGGCGAATTCGATACGAAGCTCGCCTTTTTCGCCCACAACCGCAAGCTGCTGGCCGATATCGAGCAGCTCGAGCACAAGTCGCGCCGCCAGGACGTGCTGGTCGACGACGAGCTGATCCACGGCTTCTACGACCAGGCGATCCCCGAAGGCATCCACACCGGCGCGGCGTTCGAGCGCTGGTATCGCGACGAGGTAAGGAAGAGCGGCCAGGCCGAGGACAAGCTGCGCCTGCTGTACCTGTCGCGCGACGACCTGATGCGCCACGAGGCGGCCGGCGTGACCACCGACCTGTTCCCGAAGCGGCTGACCATGGCCGGCGTCGAGATGGGCCTGAGCTATCACTTCGAGCCCGGCTCGCCGCGCGACGGCGTGACCCTGCAGGTGCCGCTCTACGCCCTGAACCAGGTGGACGCGCGCCGCGCCGAGTGGCTGGTGCCGGGCATGCTCAAGGAGAAGGTGCAGTTGCTGCTGAAGTCGCTGCCGCAGAAGCTGCGCCGCCACTGCGTGCCGCTGCCCGAATTCGCGGCCGGTTTCGTCGAGCGCGCGGGCGGCGAGCGCTTCGGCGCCGGCGCGCTGCTCGACGTGCTGATCGGCGATATCCGCAACCAGACGCAGATCGCCATGAAATCGTCGGATTTCAAGCTGGAAACGCTGGCCGCCCACCTGTTCATGAACTTCAAGGTGATCGACGAGCATGGCCGCCAGCTCGGCATGGGCCGCAACCTGGCCCAGTTGCGCGGCGAACTCGGCGCGCAGGCGCAGCAGCACTTCCAGAAGATCGCCGCGGCGGCCACGCTGGCGCCGGCCGGCGAATCGGCCGAGGGCGCCGAGCTGCGGCCGGCGCCGGCCGCGGCCGGCAGCGCCGGGCGTTCGGCGCCGCCGCGCACCGCGCCGGCCACCGCCAAGGGCGCGGCCGGCGGCGTGGGCGAGGGCGGCCAAGGTGGGCAAGGCGCGCCGGGCGGCGCGACCGCGCTCTACGAGAACCTCACCACCTGGAACTTCGGCAAGCTGCCCGAGCTGCTGGAAATCCGCCGGCGCGGCCAGACGCTGTTCGGCTATCCGGCCCTGGTCGATCGCGGCACGCATTGCGACGTCGAGGTGTTCGACTCGCCCGAGGAGGCGGCGCGCATCCACCGCGCCGGGCTGCGGCGCCTGTTCGCGCTGCAGTTGAAGGAGCCGATCAAGTACCTGGAGAAGAATCTGCCGGGCCTGCGCGAGATGGCGATGCAGTACATGACGCTGGGCTCGCAGGACGAGCTGCGCGACCAGTTGATCGACACCGCCCTGGATCGCGCCTGCCTGCAGGACCCGCTGCCGGTCGACGACGCGGGCTTCCACGCGCGCCGCGACGAGGGCCGCAGCCGCCTGAACCTGTTGGCGCAGGAGATCGCGCGGCTGGTCGGCCAGATCCTGGCCGAGTACGCCGGGCTCGGCAAGAAGCTGGCCCAGGCCAAGCCCTTCGCGGCCGCCCATGCCGACATGACGGCCCAGCTCGGCGCGCTGGTCGGCAAGCGTTTCGTGATCGACACGCCGTACCCGCAGCTCGCGCACTTCCCGCGCTACCTGAAGGGGATCGCGATGCGCATCGACAAGCTGAAGGCCGACGCGGCCCGCGACGCGCGCCAGTTGGCCGAGTTCGCGCCGCTCAACCAGCAGTACCAGCGGGCCCTGTCGCAGCGCGGCGGGGCGGCCGATGCGCGGCTCACCGAGTTCCGCTGGCTGCTCGAGGAATTGCGCATCTCGCTGTTCGCGCAGGAACTTCGCACTCCGATGCCGGTCTCGGTCAAGCGGCTGCACAAGGTCTGGGAGTCGCTGCAGCGCTAG
- a CDS encoding DUF2846 domain-containing protein — MRWNWRASGAVTVLTTTIAMAGCASSEPQKPIYRDMWASVPSPAAGQGRIVFFRSSAKLGGASGDQVKVNDKPAGVMPNGGFFYLDEPAGQYTITTSSAPDKPLTVDVAPGETKYVRMQVPFALIAGPLTPSLEREPGKAREELSMLRYVGSGPGSAVAKTQ; from the coding sequence ATGAGGTGGAACTGGCGGGCCAGCGGCGCGGTGACGGTGCTGACGACAACGATCGCGATGGCGGGATGCGCGTCGTCGGAGCCGCAGAAACCGATCTATCGCGACATGTGGGCGTCGGTGCCGTCGCCGGCCGCGGGGCAGGGACGCATCGTCTTCTTCCGCAGCTCGGCCAAGCTCGGCGGCGCGAGCGGCGACCAGGTGAAGGTCAACGACAAGCCGGCGGGTGTGATGCCCAATGGCGGCTTCTTCTATCTGGACGAACCGGCGGGGCAATACACGATCACCACCTCCAGCGCGCCCGACAAGCCATTGACGGTCGACGTGGCGCCGGGGGAAACCAAGTATGTGCGGATGCAGGTGCCGTTCGCGCTGATCGCGGGGCCGCTCACGCCCTCGCTCGAGCGCGAGCCGGGCAAGGCGCGCGAGGAATTGTCGATGCTGCGGTATGTCGGGAGCGGGCCGGGGAGCGCGGTGGCGAAGACGCAGTAG
- a CDS encoding aspartate aminotransferase family protein — MTQRIGESAYVQTVRAPAKAAARSTAEYRALDAAHHLHPFSDMGALNRAGSRVIVSAHGVHLQDSDGNRIIDGMAGLWCVNVGYGREELIEAGARQLRELPFYNTFFKTTHPPVIELSALLAEIAPPGFNHFFYCNSGSEGNDTVLRVVHQYWLTQRQPGRKYVISRRNGYHGSTIAGGTLGGMDYMHEQMPSKVEHIVHIDQPYFFGEAPAGQTPEEFGLARARQLEEKILELGADQVGAFIGEPFQGAGGVILPPSTYWPEIERICRKYDVLLIADEVIGGFGRTGEWFAHQHFGFTPDLMTLAKGLTSGYVPMGAVALSDRVANALIENGEFNHGMTYSGHPVAAAVAVANLKVLRDGGVVERVKREIGPYFQQRLREALDGSPIVGEISGAGLVAGIQLAEDRVARRRFANGGEVGTICRDHCFDGNLVMRATGDRMLLSPPLVVSKEDVDEIVEKAARAIAATAKQIGAA; from the coding sequence ATGACCCAACGCATCGGCGAATCCGCCTATGTCCAGACCGTGCGCGCACCGGCCAAGGCCGCCGCGCGCTCGACCGCCGAATATCGCGCGCTCGACGCGGCCCACCACCTGCACCCGTTCTCCGACATGGGCGCGCTCAATCGTGCCGGCAGCCGCGTGATCGTGAGCGCGCACGGCGTGCATCTGCAGGATTCCGATGGGAATCGCATCATCGACGGCATGGCCGGGCTGTGGTGCGTGAACGTCGGCTACGGCCGCGAGGAACTGATCGAGGCCGGCGCGCGGCAGTTGCGCGAGCTGCCGTTCTACAACACCTTCTTCAAGACCACGCATCCGCCCGTGATCGAGCTCTCGGCCCTGCTCGCCGAGATCGCGCCGCCGGGATTCAATCATTTCTTCTATTGCAACAGTGGCTCGGAAGGCAACGACACCGTGCTGCGCGTGGTGCACCAATACTGGCTCACGCAGCGGCAGCCCGGCAGGAAGTACGTGATCTCGCGCCGCAACGGTTATCACGGCTCGACCATCGCGGGCGGCACGCTCGGCGGGATGGACTACATGCACGAGCAGATGCCCTCCAAGGTCGAGCACATCGTCCATATCGACCAGCCGTATTTCTTTGGCGAGGCGCCGGCCGGCCAGACGCCCGAGGAGTTCGGCCTGGCGCGCGCGCGGCAGCTCGAGGAGAAGATCCTCGAACTCGGCGCCGACCAGGTGGGCGCCTTCATCGGCGAGCCGTTCCAGGGCGCCGGCGGCGTGATCCTGCCGCCCTCGACCTACTGGCCGGAGATCGAGCGGATCTGTCGCAAGTACGACGTGCTGCTGATCGCCGACGAGGTGATCGGCGGCTTCGGGCGCACCGGCGAATGGTTCGCGCACCAGCATTTCGGCTTCACGCCGGACCTGATGACGCTCGCCAAGGGGCTCACCAGCGGGTATGTGCCGATGGGTGCGGTGGCGCTGTCGGACCGCGTCGCCAATGCGCTGATCGAGAACGGCGAGTTCAACCACGGCATGACCTATTCGGGCCATCCGGTGGCGGCGGCGGTGGCGGTGGCCAACCTGAAGGTGTTGCGCGACGGCGGCGTGGTCGAGCGCGTGAAGCGCGAGATCGGGCCGTATTTCCAGCAGCGCCTGCGCGAGGCGCTGGACGGCAGCCCGATCGTCGGCGAGATCAGCGGAGCGGGCCTGGTCGCCGGCATCCAGCTCGCCGAGGACCGGGTCGCGCGCCGCCGTTTCGCGAACGGCGGCGAGGTCGGCACCATCTGTCGCGACCATTGCTTCGACGGCAACCTGGTGATGCGCGCGACGGGCGACCGGATGCTGCTGTCGCCGCCGCTAGTGGTCTCGAAGGAGGATGTCGACGAGATCGTCGAGAAGGCCGCGCGCGCGATTGCTGCGACCGCGAAGCAGATCGGCGCGGCTTGA
- a CDS encoding cupin domain-containing protein yields MSVEVATRLQFIRKKHGLSQRELAKRAGVTNGTISLIEQNRVSPSVGSLKKLLECIPMSLAEFFTFEFEDDAPVVWRRDEMPNLGDEATPRYLAGATVRERAITLLRQVYEPLGDSGEQPLQHPGQLGGIVTAGQLELIVSGRTWRLDPGDSYYFEGRLPHRFRNPSADTRCEFVSAATPPTD; encoded by the coding sequence ATGTCCGTAGAAGTCGCCACGCGCCTGCAGTTCATCCGCAAGAAGCACGGCCTGTCGCAACGCGAACTCGCGAAGCGCGCGGGCGTCACCAACGGCACCATCTCGCTGATCGAGCAGAACCGCGTGAGCCCCTCGGTGGGTTCGCTCAAGAAGCTGCTCGAATGCATCCCGATGAGCCTGGCGGAGTTCTTCACCTTCGAGTTCGAGGACGATGCGCCGGTGGTCTGGCGCCGCGACGAGATGCCGAATCTCGGTGACGAGGCCACGCCGCGCTACCTGGCGGGCGCGACCGTGCGCGAGCGCGCGATCACCCTGCTTCGTCAGGTCTACGAACCGCTCGGTGATTCGGGCGAGCAACCGCTCCAGCATCCGGGGCAGCTCGGCGGCATCGTCACGGCCGGGCAACTGGAATTGATCGTCTCGGGCCGCACCTGGCGGCTCGATCCGGGCGACAGCTATTATTTCGAGGGCCGCCTGCCCCATCGCTTCCGCAACCCGAGCGCCGATACGCGCTGCGAATTCGTCTCGGCCGCCACGCCGCCGACCGATTGA